In Thermodesulfobacteriota bacterium, the genomic stretch AAAGTTTTTGAAAGGAGTTTGAGGGAAACTTTTTACAAAAAGTTTCCCTCAAGAAAATACCCTCAGGCGGTGGTTATTTGGGTCAGTTGAGCGGGGTTTTGGGGGAGGCTACGGAGGCCAGGACCGCTTCTTTGCGCGAGAGTTTTTCGACTACCTCGTCTCTCAGGGCCGCGAAGCTATCCATCTCCTTCTTAGTGAGCGACCTTCTCGCGGACGTCTTGACCTTGAGCGGGTTTACCTGTTTCCCCCGGACCTTCACCTCGTAGTGGAGGTGCGGCCCGGTGGAGAGGCCGGTCGAGCCGACGTTGCCGATGACCTGGCCCTGCCGGACGCGTTTCCCTTTCCTTATCCCCTTCTTTATCCTCGACAGGTGGCCGTAGGCCGTGGTGTAGGTGGCGTTATGTCTTATCACGATGTACTTGCCGTAGCCCTTCTTCCATCCCGCGAAGAGCACCTTGCCGTCGCCCGAGGACTCTATGGGAGTGCCGGTGGGGGCCGCGTAGTCCACGCCGTGGTGGGGGCGGTACTTTTTCAGGATGGGGTGGTAGCGTCCTTTTGAAAAATGGCTCGATATACGGCGGTAGCGGAGCGGGGACTTCAGGAGCGTCCTTTCGAGCGACTTGCCCTTGAGGTCGTAGTAGCCTCCCCTTCCTTTTTCGTCCTTGAAGTATACGGCCGTGAACTTCTTCCCGGCGTTTACGAGCTCCGCGCCGAGCATGCGGCCCGACCTGACCGGAGCCTCCTCGACGTAGAGCGTTTCGTAGAGGAGGCCGAAGTCGTCCCCCTTCCTTATGTCCGTGGCGAAGTCCACGTCCCATGCGAATATATCCGAGAGCGAGAGGATCACGCCGGGGTCCGCCCCGGCCCTCACCCCGGCGTCGAAGAGAGATGTCTCTATGGTGCCGTAGGCGAAGGTCTGAGCGGTATGGTGGGGCACCTCGAAGGCCGAGGCCGTAAAGCCGCCTTCGCTTCTCCTTAGCCGGATCCCCTCTACCTCGCCGTAGCGGTACTCGGCGCCCTGCACGACCCCGTCGCGCGTGACCACCTTGAGCGTATCGCCTTTATTTAGGCGGCGCAGGTCGTAGAACTCGTCCGCCGTCCTGGCCATTGAGAGTATCTCTTTAGCCGGCACGTGGAAGGAGGCCATGATGCTGTAGAAGGTATCGTTGCCCTTAACGGTGACTTCGCTGACGTCGAGGTTGACTGCGGGGAGGTTTTCTTCGGGCCCCGCTTCCGTCCGGACCGAAGCTTCAGACGATGGGGGCGTGGAGATGGTGATGGAAGGGTCCTTGCCGGACGATGCCTCGCGGCTTGAGAAGACCGTTATGTATGCTACGGTAGAAAAGGTGAGGACGACCAATGCGGCTAAAAGCTGCAAGAAAGGTTTTTTCCCTTGCGGGAGCCTACTTTGGTTTACCCTTCGGTTTACCTTCAATCGCTAACCTCTCCGGAGTTGAATTTCATAAAATATATAATAGAACCAATGCGTTGTCAAGCCTTTTCGCACGTAGAGGATTAGCAATTTCCCGGACAGGGGCTTTTTTGTTTGTGAAAAGGGGGGTGGTGTGCGGAGGATGGGCTTATTCCTTCCGTATCAGGCCGGTGAGTGAAACCAGAGCCAGCGTTGAAGACAGCCATCCCAAAAGTATATGAGCCCACAGGTATATGCGGAACAGCCAACCCCAGGGCCTGCTTGCATCCGGAAGCCAGTAGTTTTCCTGATGTAGGTTCACAAAGGGAACAAAGGTGTCTATCGAGTAAGAGAGGGGGCTTAAGACAGGATAGGTGGGCGGCACCGTTCCGTCCTCTTTGAATTCGGTGCTCATGTAGACGCGTTCCTTGGAAGGCTGCATCACCTTCAAATCGTTTGCGCACCAGAACATGCCCCAGCCCAAAATAAGCATGGGGAAGATAAAACCTAAAATGACCCTCCTTGTTCTCCAGCCATAGCGGATTGTACCCCCCAAAAACCAATACCACAGCTTTGTTATCCGCGAAAGCTCCCCGTACTTACGCATATCATCATTTTTAGCTATCAGCACGTCGCGGGCATCCTCCTCGTGCCCCATCCCTCGGAGCACCTTTGCCAACTGCTCATATGGCTGGGGCTTGAATGGTTCTGGCAGCTGAAGGCCTATCCACCTAAGGCGTTCCTCCGCGCTTTTGGGCGTGTCGTCCGGTGCAAGCGCACCATATTCAAAGCCGTCGAGTGCGAGCTTCCCCTCTTCGGGCCAGCTCTCCTTATTGTCCGAAAGCTGGCCCACGTTCGCGTGCATAAGATCGACAACTCCCGCGGGCCTTTCTTTGGTCCGCCAGAAAAAAACGCCCTTGACCGTCATGTTCTCGGCATTGAGCGTAACGCCCTTTTCGTTTTCAAAGGTCCCATCGATACAGGAAAGGTCCCCGCCTATCTCCGCGCCGAGAAGATTCACCTCGCCCTTTGCATGAAACTTATCTCTCAAAAATACGTCGCCCATGGTCTTCATGCCGTCGGCATTGAGCGCATAACCGTTCTCGTTTTCAAAGGTCCCGCCAATGCAGTCAAGGTCCCCTTCTATATCCGCGCCAAGGAGCCGCACCTCGCCCCTTGCGTGGAAGCCGTACCTCAAAAACACGGAGCCTCTGGTCTTCATGCGGTCGGCCGAGACAGGGCCGGTATGGCTACCCTGAAGGCTCAAGGTGCGTGTCTCCGCGTCA encodes the following:
- a CDS encoding peptidoglycan DD-metalloendopeptidase family protein — its product is MQLLAALVVLTFSTVAYITVFSSREASSGKDPSITISTPPSSEASVRTEAGPEENLPAVNLDVSEVTVKGNDTFYSIMASFHVPAKEILSMARTADEFYDLRRLNKGDTLKVVTRDGVVQGAEYRYGEVEGIRLRRSEGGFTASAFEVPHHTAQTFAYGTIETSLFDAGVRAGADPGVILSLSDIFAWDVDFATDIRKGDDFGLLYETLYVEEAPVRSGRMLGAELVNAGKKFTAVYFKDEKGRGGYYDLKGKSLERTLLKSPLRYRRISSHFSKGRYHPILKKYRPHHGVDYAAPTGTPIESSGDGKVLFAGWKKGYGKYIVIRHNATYTTAYGHLSRIKKGIRKGKRVRQGQVIGNVGSTGLSTGPHLHYEVKVRGKQVNPLKVKTSARRSLTKKEMDSFAALRDEVVEKLSRKEAVLASVASPKTPLN